In the genome of Rhodoferax fermentans, one region contains:
- a CDS encoding response regulator, whose protein sequence is MTTNPILMVDDEPLNLAVMEAALSDDYGLLFARNGAEALAAATKHLPSLILLDIQMPDMNGYAVCRQLKANPRTEAIPVIFISGLADAGHEEEGFASGGVDYIVKPISRPILRARVNTHLSLVRASRLDKSHRDAIHMLGEAGHFNDTDTGVHIWRMAAYAGVIASAYGLNKEQCELIELAAPMHDTGKIGIPHAILKKPGKLDANEWTQMKTHSRIGHDILSKSDEPVFQMAAGIALHHHERWDGSGYPDNLTGEEIPVSARVVALADVFDALTMKRPYKAAWPLEKVIATIRDSSGSHFDPAVVRAFDSVLDCIGHIRAEWDLKEQLGVHH, encoded by the coding sequence ATGACGACAAATCCGATACTGATGGTCGATGACGAGCCGCTCAATCTGGCGGTGATGGAGGCAGCCTTGAGTGACGACTACGGCCTGCTGTTTGCCCGCAATGGCGCAGAGGCACTGGCCGCTGCCACCAAACACCTGCCGTCGCTGATCCTGCTGGACATTCAGATGCCGGACATGAACGGTTATGCGGTGTGCCGCCAACTCAAGGCCAACCCACGCACCGAAGCCATTCCGGTGATTTTTATCTCGGGCCTGGCAGACGCCGGTCACGAGGAAGAGGGTTTTGCCAGCGGTGGTGTCGACTACATCGTCAAACCGATTTCCAGACCCATATTGAGGGCGCGGGTGAACACCCATTTGTCACTGGTTCGGGCCAGCCGGCTCGACAAGAGTCATCGCGACGCCATCCACATGCTGGGAGAAGCGGGTCACTTCAACGACACCGACACCGGTGTGCACATCTGGCGCATGGCCGCCTATGCCGGCGTGATCGCCTCGGCCTATGGCCTCAACAAAGAGCAATGTGAGCTGATTGAACTGGCGGCACCGATGCACGACACCGGCAAGATTGGCATCCCCCATGCCATCCTCAAGAAGCCCGGCAAACTCGATGCCAATGAGTGGACACAAATGAAGACCCACTCCCGTATCGGCCACGACATTTTGTCCAAGAGTGATGAGCCGGTATTTCAGATGGCGGCAGGCATCGCCCTGCACCACCATGAGCGCTGGGACGGCAGCGGTTACCCCGACAACTTGACGGGTGAGGAAATCCCGGTATCAGCCCGTGTGGTGGCTCTGGCAGATGTGTTTGATGCCTTGACAATGAAGCGCCCCTACAAAGCAGCCTGGCCACTGGAGAAGGTGATTGCCACCATTCGGGACAGTTCAGGCAGCCACTTTGATCCGGCCGTGGTGCGGGCATTTGACTCGGTGCTCGATTGCATTGGCCATATCCGGGCCGAGTGGGACCTCAAGGAACAGCTGGGTGTCCACCACTGA
- the gor gene encoding glutathione-disulfide reductase encodes MTSYDYQLFVIGGGSGGVRAARVAAGLGARVAITEGFRYGGTCVIRGCVPKKLLVYAAHFAEDFADAKGFGWTVPPAEFSWPQLIAAKNQEIARLSGIYENNLLGSKVTVLHGNARLLDPHTVEVNGQHVRAQHILIATGGTPYLPALPGIEHALTSNEVFELPQLPKRVLIVGGGYIAVEFAGILHDLGAHVTLCYRGQHILRGFDNEVAAHLQAEMVKKGITILLNQDVAQIEKLANGSLSVRLVDAQAAPLLVDAVLYATGRVPNTQGLGLAEVGVALNDKGGVKVNAFGHTNLPSVHAVGDVTQRISLTPVAIREGAALANTLFGPAPVSADLRTVPSAVFSQPPIGTVGLTEAQALAQFGEIDVYSSTFRSLRHTLSGSDERTLVKLVVDSASQRVLGAHMVGADAPEIIQGLAIALHMGATKADFDATVALHPSAAEEFVTLRNKVVKKRPA; translated from the coding sequence ATGACCTCGTATGACTACCAGCTTTTTGTCATAGGGGGTGGCTCGGGTGGTGTGCGCGCTGCGCGCGTCGCCGCGGGTCTGGGCGCACGGGTGGCGATCACCGAGGGCTTTCGTTACGGTGGCACCTGTGTCATCCGGGGCTGTGTGCCCAAAAAACTGCTGGTGTACGCCGCCCACTTTGCCGAAGACTTTGCCGACGCCAAAGGTTTTGGCTGGACCGTGCCACCTGCCGAGTTTTCCTGGCCGCAGTTGATTGCGGCTAAAAACCAGGAAATCGCCCGCCTCAGCGGCATTTACGAAAACAACCTGTTGGGCTCCAAGGTCACGGTGTTGCATGGCAACGCACGTCTGCTGGACCCACACACCGTTGAGGTGAACGGCCAGCACGTCCGTGCCCAACACATCCTGATCGCCACCGGTGGCACACCTTATTTGCCAGCCCTACCCGGCATCGAACACGCCCTCACCTCCAACGAGGTGTTTGAGTTGCCGCAGTTGCCCAAGCGGGTGCTGATTGTGGGGGGTGGTTACATCGCGGTGGAGTTTGCTGGCATCCTGCACGACCTGGGAGCACACGTGACCCTGTGTTACCGGGGCCAACACATCTTGCGCGGTTTTGATAACGAGGTGGCGGCGCACTTGCAGGCCGAGATGGTCAAAAAAGGCATCACCATTCTGCTGAACCAGGACGTGGCGCAGATTGAAAAACTGGCCAACGGCAGCTTGTCTGTCAGGCTGGTGGATGCGCAAGCCGCGCCGCTGTTGGTTGACGCGGTGTTGTACGCCACCGGCCGGGTGCCCAACACCCAGGGTTTGGGTTTGGCAGAAGTCGGGGTGGCGTTGAACGACAAAGGCGGAGTCAAGGTCAACGCGTTTGGCCACACCAACCTGCCCAGTGTGCACGCGGTGGGTGATGTGACCCAGCGCATTTCACTCACGCCCGTGGCCATTCGCGAAGGTGCGGCGCTGGCCAACACCCTTTTTGGCCCGGCACCGGTCAGCGCCGACCTGCGCACCGTGCCATCGGCCGTGTTCAGCCAACCACCGATCGGCACCGTTGGCCTGACCGAGGCTCAGGCACTGGCCCAGTTTGGCGAGATCGACGTTTACAGCAGCACATTTCGCAGCCTGCGTCACACGCTGTCGGGTTCAGATGAACGCACGCTGGTCAAACTGGTGGTGGACAGTGCCAGCCAACGGGTGTTGGGCGCCCACATGGTGGGGGCGGATGCGCCCGAAATCATCCAGGGCCTGGCGATTGCGCTTCACATGGGTGCGACCAAAGCCGACTTTGACGCCACCGTGGCCTTGCACCCCTCAGCAGCGGAAGAGTTTGTCACGCTGCGCAACAAGGTCGTCAAAAAAAGACCGGCTTGA
- a CDS encoding NADH-quinone oxidoreductase subunit B family protein: MWKVVRQIANVGIATEAAPDIGEDNQAEASRIQAELLSILGDALAIREVDAGSCNGCEMEINALGNPYYNIGGLGIRFVASPRHADLLLVTGPVSRNMEMALKRTYEATPEPKLVVAVGDCACNGGIFGESYATCGRVDKVIPVDVMVPGCPPEPVDILRGILQAVRRRVK, from the coding sequence ATCTGGAAAGTTGTCCGTCAGATTGCCAACGTGGGTATTGCCACCGAAGCTGCGCCTGACATTGGTGAAGATAACCAGGCGGAGGCCTCGCGTATTCAGGCCGAGTTGCTATCTATTTTGGGTGATGCTCTGGCCATCCGCGAGGTGGATGCGGGCTCCTGCAACGGCTGCGAGATGGAGATCAATGCGCTGGGCAACCCCTACTACAACATCGGTGGCTTGGGTATCCGGTTTGTGGCCAGTCCGCGCCACGCCGACCTGCTGCTGGTCACCGGCCCGGTGTCGCGCAACATGGAGATGGCTTTAAAACGCACCTATGAGGCCACGCCCGAGCCCAAGCTGGTGGTGGCCGTGGGTGACTGCGCCTGCAACGGCGGTATTTTTGGTGAGAGTTACGCCACCTGTGGCCGGGTTGACAAGGTGATCCCGGTCGATGTGATGGTGCCGGGCTGCCCGCCCGAGCCTGTGGACATTTTGCGAGGCATCCTGCAGGCGGTGCGGCGACGGGTGAAGTAG